Proteins found in one Salvelinus alpinus chromosome 11, SLU_Salpinus.1, whole genome shotgun sequence genomic segment:
- the LOC139534233 gene encoding dedicator of cytokinesis protein 4-like isoform X1, producing the protein MSVCSQAVFLRTFPEVYGELLKIFTVREVAGFVRETLGSLPATAHAECPLEAVKLHCIAKTVESQLYTNPESRCILLPVVLRLLQAHMQEQRDLVMCARILTSMLSLIRKDDSVTTEPVVSEEVDLIVDSLLVVLMRTILEITNRPQPAGTNMRLQFQDITVSVCVWVHVCVCVSNC; encoded by the exons ATGTCTGTGTGTTCCCAGGCGGTGTTCCTGCGGACGTTCCCTGAAGTGTACGGGGAGCTGCTGAAGATCTTCACGGTGAGGGAGGTGGCAGGCTTTGTCAGGGAGACGCTGGGCAGCCTGCCCGCCACCGCTCACGCTGAGTGCCCTCTGGAAGCCGTCAAGCTGCATTGTATCGCCAAGACCGTGGAGAGCCAGCTGTACACCAACCCAG AGTCGAGGTGTATCCTGCTCCCGGTGGTGTTGCGTCTGTTGCAGGCCCACATGCAGGAGCAGAGAGACCTGGTGATGTGTGCCCGTATCCTCACCAGCATGCTCTCTCTCATCAGGAAGGATGACTCTGTCACCACC GAGCCGGTGGTTTCTGAGGAGGTGGATCTGATAGTGGACAGTCTGCTGGTTGTACTGATGAGGACCATCCTTGAGATCACTAACAGGCCACAACCAGCCGGGACCAATATGAGACTGCAGTTCCAGGACATCacggttagtgtgtgtgtgtgggtgcatgtgtgtgtgtgtgtatctaactGCTAG
- the LOC139534233 gene encoding dedicator of cytokinesis protein 4-like isoform X2, with protein MSVCSQAVFLRTFPEVYGELLKIFTVREVAGFVRETLGSLPATAHAECPLEAVKLHCIAKTVESQLYTNPESRCILLPVVLRLLQAHMQEQRDLVMCARILTSMLSLIRKDDSVTTPVVSEEVDLIVDSLLVVLMRTILEITNRPQPAGTNMRLQFQDITVSVCVWVHVCVCVSNC; from the exons ATGTCTGTGTGTTCCCAGGCGGTGTTCCTGCGGACGTTCCCTGAAGTGTACGGGGAGCTGCTGAAGATCTTCACGGTGAGGGAGGTGGCAGGCTTTGTCAGGGAGACGCTGGGCAGCCTGCCCGCCACCGCTCACGCTGAGTGCCCTCTGGAAGCCGTCAAGCTGCATTGTATCGCCAAGACCGTGGAGAGCCAGCTGTACACCAACCCAG AGTCGAGGTGTATCCTGCTCCCGGTGGTGTTGCGTCTGTTGCAGGCCCACATGCAGGAGCAGAGAGACCTGGTGATGTGTGCCCGTATCCTCACCAGCATGCTCTCTCTCATCAGGAAGGATGACTCTGTCACCACC CCGGTGGTTTCTGAGGAGGTGGATCTGATAGTGGACAGTCTGCTGGTTGTACTGATGAGGACCATCCTTGAGATCACTAACAGGCCACAACCAGCCGGGACCAATATGAGACTGCAGTTCCAGGACATCacggttagtgtgtgtgtgtgggtgcatgtgtgtgtgtgtgtatctaactGCTAG
- the LOC139534234 gene encoding uncharacterized protein isoform X1 yields MPLIIVILYGITQKTKDKDRWSNSDLEKICKHIVPCTQREGYSSELKMYAYALLADLYTFSCVPGYISSLGLTLVPEGLLNWGRDENLKVKLRDLNRSLDRQRSVSKSASEDSKDSHLSETKKKKKKKRRKAEKQDIPKEETGTQENNTCLAFNTSSTPVEESGLDECSSVKPFHPTTDTSPLQRKWHKVSKRWETQLEKLANMDESKVYKVGNLTLIHDDNYFRIAKGSDGTEVFLGLRDDGTEVAVKRMTRINYQVLKTEEEFLRLPKLDNPYIVRYVDFADDTIFGYLVLQLCEYTLDEYIKDHLPKDNPYVLKEIVHDVLSSLGVLHRKDTNILHRDIKPQNVLIDVNGRARLADFGISRQLTTEQTTVNTRSAGTKCWMARETLDEDSDIRYKRSTDIQVVGMLTYYILSGGHHPFGRGPRCESNILDGQYNLDNVVDEVAKDLIEWMINEDPKKRPTVEETLDHPYFWDEERRVEYLRRIGNEKEVGKYSDADPKLLEALKQSAMERTFCQWKSKLPSDLIKKMDGKKPYPENMLGLLRFIRNLHEHYAEDLESVDLMKMFPDLFGCVYVLAKKRGWNSRPGLKNMFQRNLCS; encoded by the exons ATGCCATTGATCATTGTTATACTCTATGGCATCACACAGAAGACAAAAGACAAGGATCGTTGGAGCAACTCTGACCTTGAGAAAATATGCAAGCACATTGTCCCATGCACACAGAGGGAGGGTTATTCCTCTGAATTGAAGATGTATGCCTATGCCTTGCTAGCAGATCTTTACACATTTAGTTGTGTTCCTGGTTACATCAGCTCTCTGGGACTGACTCTGGTACCTGAAGGACTACTTAACTGGGGAAGGGATGAAAACCTGAAAGTAAAGCTGAGAGATCTAAACAGGTCCTTAGACAGACAACGTTCTGTCTCCAAGTCAGCAAGTGAAGATTCAAAAGACAGTCATTTGTCAGaaaccaagaagaagaagaagaagaagaggagaaaggcAGAAAAGCAAGACATACCAAAAGAAGAGACAGGCACACAAGAAAATAATACATGTTTAGCCTTCAATACTTCATCTACTCCTGTTGAGGAATCTGGCCTTGATGAGTGTTCAAGTGTGAAGCCGTTCCACCCCACCACTGACACGTCACCATTACAGCGCAAATGGCACAAAGTCAGCAAGCGGTGGGAGACACAGTTAGAGAAGCTTGCCAACATGGATGAAAGTAAAGTTTATAAAGTGGGAAACCTCACTCTTATACATGATGATAATTACTTTCGCATAGCAAAGGGAAGTGATGGAACTGAGGTCTTCTTGGGCCTGAGGGATGATGGCACTGAAGTAGCAGTTAAGAGAATGACCCGAATAAACTATCAAGTTCTCAAGACTGAGGAGGAATTTCTACGTCTTCCTAAACTTGATAATCCCTACATTGTAAGATATGTTGACTTTGCCGATGATACAATCTTTGGCTACCTTGTTCTTCAGCTGTGCGAATACACCTTGGATGAATACATCAAAGACCACTTACCAAAGGACAACCCTTATGTTCTGAAGGAAATTGTACATGATGTTCTCTCTAGTCTAGGAGTGCTTCACAGAAAAGACACCAACATACTCCACAGGGATATCAAACCCCAGAATGTTTTGATAG ATGTTAACGGCAGGGCAAGATTAGCGGATTTTGGTATAAGTCGACAATTGACCACGGAACAAACAACTGTAAACACAAGAAGTGCCGGAACAAAATGCTGGATGGCCAGGGAAACGTTGGATGAAGACAGCGATATCAGATATAAGCGGAGCACTGATATTCAG GTGGTTGGGATGTTGACATATTACATACTCTCTGGTGGACACCACCCCTTTGGCAGAGGTCCTCGATGTGAGAGCAACATTCTGGATGGGCAGTACAATCTGGATAACGTTGTAGATGAGGTTGCAAAGGACCTCATTGAGTGGATGATCAACGAAGACCCAAAAAAGAGACCTACTGTGGAGGAGACCTTGGATCACCCGTACTTCTGGGATGAGGAGAG GAGAGTTGAGTACTTGAGAAGAATTGGGAATGAGAAGGAGGTCGGGAAGTATAGTGATGCTGACCCAAAACTTCTAGAAGCTCTGAAACAAAGTGCCATGGAGAGAACCTTCTGTCAGTGGAAATCCAAG CTGCCGTCTGATTTGATCAAAAAGATGGATGGCAAAAAGCCCTACCCTGAGAACATGTTGGGGTTACTACGCTTCATACGCAACCTCCATGAGCACTA TGCTGAGGATTTAGAATCTGTTGACCTGATGAAAATGTTCCCTGATCTCTTTGGATGCGTCTACGTGTTGGCCAAGAAACGGGGCTGGAATTCAAGGCCTGGTCTGAAAAACATGTTTCAGAGAAATTTATGCTCATGA
- the LOC139534234 gene encoding uncharacterized protein isoform X2, translating into MARETLDEDSDIRYKRSTDIQVVGMLTYYILSGGHHPFGRGPRCESNILDGQYNLDNVVDEVAKDLIEWMINEDPKKRPTVEETLDHPYFWDEERRVEYLRRIGNEKEVGKYSDADPKLLEALKQSAMERTFCQWKSKLPSDLIKKMDGKKPYPENMLGLLRFIRNLHEHYAEDLESVDLMKMFPDLFGCVYVLAKKRGWNSRPGLKNMFQRNLCS; encoded by the exons ATGGCCAGGGAAACGTTGGATGAAGACAGCGATATCAGATATAAGCGGAGCACTGATATTCAG GTGGTTGGGATGTTGACATATTACATACTCTCTGGTGGACACCACCCCTTTGGCAGAGGTCCTCGATGTGAGAGCAACATTCTGGATGGGCAGTACAATCTGGATAACGTTGTAGATGAGGTTGCAAAGGACCTCATTGAGTGGATGATCAACGAAGACCCAAAAAAGAGACCTACTGTGGAGGAGACCTTGGATCACCCGTACTTCTGGGATGAGGAGAG GAGAGTTGAGTACTTGAGAAGAATTGGGAATGAGAAGGAGGTCGGGAAGTATAGTGATGCTGACCCAAAACTTCTAGAAGCTCTGAAACAAAGTGCCATGGAGAGAACCTTCTGTCAGTGGAAATCCAAG CTGCCGTCTGATTTGATCAAAAAGATGGATGGCAAAAAGCCCTACCCTGAGAACATGTTGGGGTTACTACGCTTCATACGCAACCTCCATGAGCACTA TGCTGAGGATTTAGAATCTGTTGACCTGATGAAAATGTTCCCTGATCTCTTTGGATGCGTCTACGTGTTGGCCAAGAAACGGGGCTGGAATTCAAGGCCTGGTCTGAAAAACATGTTTCAGAGAAATTTATGCTCATGA